From Anopheles coluzzii chromosome 3, AcolN3, whole genome shotgun sequence, the proteins below share one genomic window:
- the LOC120956781 gene encoding sodium-dependent serotonin transporter — MGTEPGTTNSSGSGGSGSRGAKKRDSWHTAAAPGTNGTSTDGGHGEPPDTVSDTAALAVKEAASNGSSATSKPTHPATTETAQVLQSGKERSLVVALTGERRRETWSQKAEFLLAVIGFAVDLGNVWRFPYICYQNGGGAFLIPYCIMLLFGGLPLFYMELALGQFHRCGCLSIWKRICPALKGVGYAICLIDIYMGMYYNTIIGWAVYYLFASFSSELPWTKCGNPWNTENCSPVTGRVNETVTSTVATATTTAMSSMSTGAASAGVTLVASALGNSTMGTTHSHYYQYEHHLLSSTLPTMLSNLTTSTMATVAGVVGGASAPALSSPAREFFERQVLEQYKSNGLDFMGPVKPSLALCVFGVFVLVYFSLWKGVRSAGKVVWVTALAPYVVLLILLARGVTLPGAAEGIRYYLTPQWDKLNNSRVWIDAASQIFFSLGPGFGTLLALSSYNKFNNNCYRDALLTSSINCLTSFLAGFVIFSVLGYMAQVQNKSIEEVGLEGPGLVFIVYPEAIAMMKGSVFWSIIFFLMLITLGLDSTFGGLEAMITALCDEYPRTIGRRRELFVLILLGLIYICALPTMTYGGVYLVNFLNVYGPGLAILFVVFVEAAGVFWFYGVENFSADIEQMLGKKPSLFWRICWKYISPTFLFCILIFSLLGYEEMLGEEYEYPEWSVAAGWALTLSSVLCIPTYMVYKFLISSGNCNDRLRRTFKPEPLIPTAIPGQLYTGTAV, encoded by the exons ATGGGTACCGAGCCGGGGACGACCAATTCCTCCGGTTCGGGTGGTTCCGGTTCGCGGGGAGCTAAAAAGCGTGACTCTTGGCATACCGCGGCGGCACCCGGCACTAACGGAACGTCGACCGATGGAGGGCACGGCGAGCCACCCGATACCGTGTCCGATACGGCAGCCCTCGCCGTGAAAGAAGCGGCCTCTAATGGAAGTTCGGCCACGAGCAAACCAACGCACCCGGCCACCACCGAGACGGCACAGGTTCTGCAGAGTGGCAAGGAGCGTAGCCTTGTGGTGGCCCTGACGGGTGAACGACGGCGGGAGACCTGGAGCCAGAAGGCGGAGTTTCTGCTGGCGGTGATTGGGTTTGCGGTGGATTTGGGCAATGTTTGGCGATTTCCGTACATCTGCTATCAGAATGGCGGTGGTGCGTTTCTCATCCCGTACTGCATTATGCTGCTGTTTGGCGGGTTGCCATTGTTCTACATGGAGCTTGCCCTGGGTCAGTTTCATCGGTGCGGCTGTCTGTCCATCTGGAAGCGCATCTGTCCGGCTTTAAAAG GTGTCGGGTACGCCATCTGCCTGATCGATATCTACATGGGCATGtactacaacaccatcatcggGTGGGCCGTTTACTATCTGTTCGCATCGTTCAGCTCCGAGCTGCCCTGGACCAAATGTGGCAATCCGTGGAACACGGAGAACTGTTCACCGGTCACGGGGAGGGTAAACGAGACGGTCACCTCCACCGTGGCGACTGCAACGACAACGGCCATGTCATCGATGAGTACGGGTGCAGCGTCGGCCGGTGTGACACTGGTTGCGTCCGCACTGGGTAACTCGACAATGGGCACCACCCATTCGCACTACTACCAGTACGAGCACCACCTGCTGTCCAGCACGCTGCCAACGATGCTATCCAATCTGACCACCAGCACGATGGCGACGGTCGCTGGAGTGGTCGGAGGTGCCAGCGCTCCCGCTCTCTCCAGCCCAGCTAGGGAATTTTTCGA GCGGCAAGTTTTGGAGCAGTACAAATCGAACGGGCTGGACTTTATGGGACCGGTCAAACCTTCGCTCGCCCTGTGTGTCTTCGGCGTGTTTGTGCTGGTGTACTTCTCGCTGTGGAAAGGTGTCCGCAGTGCCGGGAAGGTCGTATGGGTGACGGCACTGGCACCGTACGTGGTGCTGCTCATACTGCTGGCCCGCGGTGTAACACTGCCCGGTGCTGCCGAAGGGATACGCTACTATCTAACGCCACAGTGGGACAAGCTAAACAACTCACGG GTATGGATCGATGCAGCGTCACAGATCTTCTTCTCGCTTGGGCCCGGATTCGGTACGCTGCTGGCGCTTTCGAGCTACAACAAGTTCAACAACAACTGCTACCGAGATGCGCTGCTCACGAGCAGCATCAACTGTCTCACAAGCTTTCTGGCCGGGTTCGTCATATTTTCCGTGCTCGGCTATATGGCCCAGGTGCAGAACAAATCGATCGAGGAGGTCGGTCTCGAGGGACCGGGTTTGGTGTTTATCGTCTATCCGGAAGCGATCGCCATGATGAAGGGGTCCGTCTTTTGGTCGATCATCTTCTTCTTGATGCTGATCACGCTTGGGCTAGACTCAACGTTCGGCGGGCTGGAAGCGATGATAACGGCACTGTGCGATGAGTATCCCCGCACCATCGGTCGTCGCCGGGAGTTGTTTGTGTTGATACTACTAGGACTTATTTACATCTGTGCACTACCCACAATGACATAC GGTGGTGTGTACTTGGTAAACTTCCTGAACGTGTACGGGCCCGGTCTGGCGATACTGTTCGTGGTATTCGTCGAAGCGGCCGGCGTGTTTTGGTTCTACGGTGTGGAAAACTTCTCCGCCGACATCGAACAAATGCTGGGCAAGAAACCGTCACTGTTTTGGCGCATCTGCTGGAAGTACATCAGTCCGACGTTTTTGTTC TGCATTTTGATATTTTCTCTGCTCGGGTATGAGGAAATGCTTGGTGAGGAATACGAGTATCCTGAGTGGAGTGTGGCTGCCGGTTGGGCACTGACACTGTCATCGGTTCTGTGCATTCCGACGTATATGGTTTACAAATTTTTGATAAGCTCTGGCAACTGTAATGAT CGCTTGAGACGCACGTTCAAACCGGAACCGTTAATACCGACGGCTATTCCCGGCCAGCTGTACACGGGCACCGCCGTCTGA